A region of Paractinoplanes abujensis DNA encodes the following proteins:
- a CDS encoding carbohydrate ABC transporter permease, with amino-acid sequence MAITFAASSHATVRQARPRGRAVRRNLTGWAFAGPATALVVGLSLFPAIWAFFISRARWNGISPGVPVGWSNYERLASDPDMLAAARHTLLLTVLFVPSSIMLGIVIAIALNQRIRLIGFYRTCIFVPYVASAAATGILAGFVFNPQFGAANDVLRHLGIPQQQFLESPTQALYVICVIALWGEVGFTTVIYLAALQDIPKELVEAARMDGASRWRVFRHVTMPELRPVTVFAAVWQTITAVQLFDLIYTTTRGGPLNSTQTVVYYIYELAFQTQRLGYGAAAAYLLFAVTLLLTLGIIWYSRRRGSEVF; translated from the coding sequence ATGGCGATCACGTTCGCGGCGTCCTCGCACGCGACCGTCCGGCAGGCCCGGCCGCGCGGCCGGGCCGTCCGCCGCAACCTCACCGGCTGGGCCTTCGCCGGCCCGGCCACCGCCCTGGTCGTCGGCCTGTCGCTGTTCCCGGCGATCTGGGCGTTCTTCATCTCGCGGGCCCGCTGGAACGGCATCTCCCCCGGCGTGCCGGTCGGGTGGAGCAACTACGAGCGGCTGGCGAGCGACCCGGACATGCTCGCCGCCGCGCGCCACACGTTGCTGCTCACCGTCCTGTTCGTTCCGTCGTCCATCATGCTCGGCATCGTCATCGCGATCGCCCTCAACCAGCGCATCCGGCTGATCGGTTTCTATCGGACGTGCATCTTCGTTCCCTATGTGGCGTCCGCCGCGGCCACCGGCATCCTGGCCGGCTTCGTGTTCAACCCGCAGTTCGGTGCGGCCAACGACGTGCTGCGCCACTTGGGCATTCCGCAACAACAGTTCCTCGAGAGCCCGACCCAGGCCCTGTACGTGATCTGTGTGATCGCGTTGTGGGGCGAGGTCGGCTTCACCACCGTGATCTATCTGGCTGCCCTGCAGGACATCCCGAAGGAACTGGTCGAAGCCGCACGCATGGACGGGGCCAGCCGCTGGCGCGTGTTCCGCCACGTCACGATGCCCGAGCTGCGGCCGGTGACCGTCTTCGCCGCGGTCTGGCAAACGATCACCGCCGTGCAGTTGTTCGACCTCATCTACACCACCACGCGCGGCGGGCCGCTCAACAGCACGCAGACCGTCGTCTACTACATCTATGAGCTGGCCTTCCAGACGCAGCGGCTGGGCTACGGCGCCGCCGCCGCATATCTGCTGTTCGCGGTCACCCTGCTGCTGACCCTCGGCATCATCTGGTACAGCCGTCGCCGCGGTTCGGAGGTGTTCTGA
- a CDS encoding carbohydrate ABC transporter permease, protein MQSFKRRLPFSAWHLLLMPLALLFVLPLVQMVLTSFMSSAEINQFPPKLLPTSLHIEGYRALLTETPALRWFANTVLVSAVSVLAHLVLCSMAGYGFARLKFAGRGVAFLVIIATVMIPIQLLMIPTYLMFARIGIVDTLAAAFVPWLASAFGIFLMRQFFLALPVELEEAARIDGCGTWRTFRSIVLPLARPALATLAVFTLLSSWNDLLWPLVAISDDNRFTLQVGLANFQGMRRTEWSQLMAGNVLATAPLIVAFLFAQKRFIATMTFSGLKG, encoded by the coding sequence ATGCAGTCCTTCAAACGCCGGTTGCCGTTCAGTGCGTGGCATCTGCTGCTCATGCCGCTGGCTTTGTTGTTCGTGCTCCCGCTCGTACAGATGGTGCTCACCTCCTTCATGAGCAGCGCCGAGATCAACCAGTTCCCGCCCAAGTTGCTGCCCACCTCGCTGCACATCGAGGGCTACCGCGCTCTGCTCACCGAGACACCGGCGCTGCGCTGGTTCGCCAACACGGTGCTCGTCTCGGCCGTCTCCGTGCTCGCGCATCTGGTGCTCTGCTCGATGGCCGGCTACGGCTTCGCCCGGCTCAAGTTCGCCGGCCGGGGCGTCGCCTTCCTGGTCATCATCGCCACCGTGATGATCCCGATCCAGCTGCTGATGATCCCGACGTACCTGATGTTCGCCCGGATCGGCATCGTCGACACGCTGGCCGCCGCGTTCGTCCCGTGGCTGGCCTCGGCGTTCGGCATCTTCCTGATGCGCCAGTTCTTCCTGGCCCTGCCGGTCGAACTGGAGGAGGCCGCGCGGATCGACGGCTGTGGCACGTGGCGCACGTTCCGGAGCATCGTGCTGCCCCTGGCCCGGCCCGCATTGGCCACGCTGGCCGTGTTCACTCTGCTGTCCAGCTGGAACGACCTGCTCTGGCCCCTGGTCGCCATCTCCGACGACAACCGCTTCACCCTGCAGGTCGGCCTGGCCAACTTCCAGGGCATGCGACGCACGGAATGGTCGCAGCTGATGGCCGGCAACGTCCTCGCCACGGCGCCCCTGATCGTCGCCTTCCTGTTCGCCCAGAAACGGTTCATCGCCACCATGACGTTCTCCGGCCTCAAAGGCTGA